In the Corynebacterium kroppenstedtii genome, one interval contains:
- a CDS encoding amino acid permease encodes MIAIGGAIGTGLFVASGATIADAGPGGALVAYGAIGLMVFLLMQSLGEMATYSPVSGAFAHYARAYVSPSFGFATGWNYWFNWAITVAAELVAAALVMKFWFPSTPGWVWSAIFLALLFSLNIVSVKGYGEGEFWFALIKVVAVIVFLGLGVLMIAGILGGKSPGFSNWTHGEAPFKAGFLGILNVFMIAGFSFQGTELVGVAAGESRNPDKDIPRAIRSVFIRIMLFYIGAITVIGFLIPYTDPNLLRSDVDNISVSPFTLVFQNAGVLAAATIMNAVILTSILSAGNSGLYASTRMLYAMAKDGVAPRIFAKTSKRGVPRPALFATTAVGLLCFLTSLIGEGAAYEWLVNASGLAGFLAWMSIAWSHYRFRRAYIAQGNDPADLPYRARWFPAGPIVALVMCAVVIIGQNYQALFDWSSFSTILSSYIGLPLFIALWVGHKLTTRSHMVSLDNVDISRHHQM; translated from the coding sequence ATGATCGCCATCGGGGGCGCCATTGGCACCGGGCTCTTCGTCGCCTCGGGTGCCACGATTGCCGATGCCGGTCCAGGTGGTGCTCTCGTCGCCTACGGTGCCATCGGTCTCATGGTGTTCTTACTGATGCAGTCGCTGGGGGAAATGGCGACGTATTCACCGGTGTCAGGAGCCTTCGCTCACTATGCTCGCGCCTATGTGTCGCCGTCATTTGGTTTTGCCACCGGCTGGAATTATTGGTTTAACTGGGCGATCACTGTAGCAGCAGAACTCGTGGCGGCAGCCCTGGTCATGAAATTTTGGTTCCCCTCGACTCCGGGGTGGGTGTGGTCGGCGATATTCCTCGCGCTCCTCTTTTCGCTGAATATCGTCTCAGTAAAAGGATACGGCGAGGGCGAATTCTGGTTCGCGCTTATCAAAGTTGTTGCGGTGATTGTCTTTCTAGGTTTAGGCGTGCTCATGATCGCCGGTATTTTGGGCGGAAAGTCCCCAGGGTTCTCCAACTGGACCCATGGCGAGGCACCATTTAAAGCAGGATTCCTAGGTATCCTCAACGTCTTCATGATTGCCGGATTTTCATTCCAAGGCACGGAATTAGTCGGAGTCGCAGCCGGTGAATCGCGAAATCCGGATAAAGACATTCCCCGCGCTATCCGCAGCGTCTTCATCCGGATCATGCTTTTCTACATCGGTGCGATTACGGTCATTGGATTCCTTATTCCCTATACCGACCCCAATCTCCTTCGGTCCGACGTCGACAATATCTCCGTTTCACCCTTCACTTTGGTGTTCCAAAACGCGGGTGTTCTTGCCGCAGCGACCATCATGAATGCGGTTATTTTGACCTCGATTTTGTCGGCAGGGAATTCCGGCCTTTATGCGTCGACACGAATGCTGTACGCGATGGCGAAAGATGGTGTTGCACCCCGCATCTTCGCGAAAACATCGAAACGTGGTGTGCCCCGGCCGGCACTGTTCGCCACGACGGCGGTTGGTTTGCTGTGCTTCTTGACGTCGTTGATTGGAGAAGGGGCAGCCTATGAGTGGCTGGTCAATGCGTCGGGCCTAGCCGGCTTCTTAGCGTGGATGTCGATTGCGTGGAGCCATTATCGTTTCCGGCGCGCCTACATCGCCCAAGGGAATGACCCCGCTGACCTGCCCTACCGTGCTCGTTGGTTCCCCGCAGGGCCGATCGTTGCACTGGTGATGTGTGCTGTAGTGATTATCGGTCAGAACTATCAAGCGCTCTTTGATTGGTCTAGTTTCTCTACCATTCTGTCTTCATATATCGGCCTACCGCTTTTTATTGCGCTGTGGGTGGGGCACAAGCTAACCACCCGATCCCATATGGTTTCCCTCGACAATGTCGACATTAGTCGGCACCATCAGATGTAA
- a CDS encoding amino acid ABC transporter ATP-binding protein yields the protein MSKPVNPDQSTSTATAGSGEPLVVIDGLWKAFGELVILKDVSLSVNRGDVTVLIGPSGSGKSTLLRCVNQLEQIQAGSIRIDGELQGYEPEPLSDGRLQRLKAKDISRQRSRIGMVFQRFNLFPHMTALENVMEAPRRVKGVPKEKAKKRAMELLERVGLGERASHYPGELSGGQQQRVAIARALAMEPEIMLFDEPTSALDPELVSEVLTVLQELAESGMTMIVVTHEMGFAREMADNVVFMDEGQIVEQGAPQDVINNPKSDRLQAFLQSVL from the coding sequence GTGAGTAAGCCCGTAAACCCGGATCAGAGTACATCGACGGCCACGGCCGGTTCAGGCGAACCGCTAGTTGTCATCGACGGTTTGTGGAAAGCCTTCGGTGAGCTCGTCATCCTCAAAGACGTGTCTTTATCGGTCAATCGTGGCGATGTCACCGTGCTCATCGGGCCATCAGGGTCGGGCAAATCGACTCTGCTGCGATGCGTTAACCAACTCGAGCAGATCCAGGCAGGTTCCATTCGGATCGATGGAGAGCTGCAGGGGTATGAGCCAGAGCCCCTTTCCGACGGTCGGCTCCAACGTCTTAAAGCCAAAGACATCTCCCGGCAGCGCTCCCGTATCGGGATGGTGTTTCAGCGGTTTAACCTTTTTCCTCACATGACTGCCTTGGAAAATGTCATGGAAGCGCCCCGCCGAGTTAAAGGTGTGCCCAAGGAAAAGGCCAAGAAACGGGCGATGGAGCTCCTGGAACGGGTCGGGCTGGGGGAACGCGCGTCGCACTATCCGGGTGAATTGTCGGGTGGCCAGCAGCAGCGTGTCGCAATCGCGCGTGCGTTGGCCATGGAGCCAGAAATTATGCTGTTCGACGAACCGACGTCAGCATTAGACCCTGAGCTGGTCTCTGAAGTTCTCACCGTTCTCCAAGAGCTTGCCGAGAGTGGAATGACCATGATCGTGGTGACTCACGAAATGGGATTCGCCCGCGAAATGGCGGATAACGTCGTGTTTATGGATGAGGGGCAGATCGTGGAGCAAGGTGCTCCGCAGGACGTGATCAATAACCCGAAGTCAGACCGACTCCAAGCTTTCCTCCAGTCGGTGTTGTAA
- the rpmA gene encoding 50S ribosomal protein L27 — MAHKKGAASSNNGRDSESKRLGVKRFGGQQVKAGEILVRQRGTSFHPGENVGRGGDDTLFALKAGAVQFARKRNRRTVNIVENVEAEPAKA, encoded by the coding sequence ATGGCACACAAGAAAGGTGCGGCCAGCTCAAATAACGGTCGCGATTCAGAGTCAAAGCGCCTCGGCGTGAAGCGCTTCGGTGGCCAGCAGGTCAAGGCGGGCGAGATTCTTGTTCGCCAGCGTGGTACCTCATTCCACCCCGGCGAGAACGTCGGTCGCGGTGGCGACGACACACTCTTCGCCTTGAAAGCAGGTGCGGTTCAGTTCGCTCGCAAGCGTAACCGTCGCACCGTTAATATCGTCGAGAACGTCGAAGCTGAGCCCGCCAAGGCCTAG
- a CDS encoding amino acid ABC transporter permease, producing the protein MASHHTDPIPGRIRERGVFHPGTWIAAVIVAVLVAMFIHGLITNTNYQWDVVNDYIRDVNVVKGVGWTLLLTVLAMAIGIVLAVTAAIMRQSENPVLRSVAWAYIFVFRGIPVYTQLVFWGLLAVLYPKLSMGIPFGPEFFTFDTSDIITAFWAATLGLGFNEGAYLAEIVRSGLESVDEGQHEAARALGMKHSTVLRRIIIPQAMRVIIPPLGNETIGMLKTTSLVLAVPFTLDLQYATNAIANRLYAPIPLLIVAALWYLVVTSVLMVGQYFLERYFGRGFDKNRSSKRIQKVASDPSKLSKIPEVEQ; encoded by the coding sequence ATGGCTTCACATCACACCGATCCTATTCCCGGTCGAATCCGGGAACGTGGGGTCTTCCATCCGGGTACATGGATTGCAGCTGTCATCGTTGCAGTCTTAGTCGCGATGTTCATTCACGGCCTGATCACAAACACTAACTATCAGTGGGACGTGGTCAATGACTACATCCGCGACGTGAACGTCGTTAAAGGTGTCGGCTGGACCCTGTTGCTGACCGTTCTGGCCATGGCGATTGGTATTGTGCTCGCCGTGACCGCGGCTATTATGCGGCAAAGTGAGAATCCTGTCCTTCGTTCCGTTGCCTGGGCGTATATTTTCGTTTTCCGTGGAATTCCGGTCTATACCCAGTTAGTTTTCTGGGGACTGCTGGCTGTTCTGTATCCGAAGCTGTCTATGGGAATCCCCTTCGGCCCAGAGTTCTTCACATTCGATACATCCGACATTATTACCGCGTTCTGGGCTGCAACATTGGGGCTTGGCTTTAACGAGGGTGCCTATCTCGCCGAAATCGTCCGATCCGGTTTGGAGAGCGTGGATGAAGGCCAGCATGAGGCCGCGCGAGCCTTAGGTATGAAGCACAGCACCGTCCTTCGTCGAATTATTATTCCGCAGGCTATGCGTGTCATTATCCCGCCACTAGGAAATGAAACCATCGGCATGCTGAAGACGACCTCCCTGGTTTTGGCCGTGCCGTTTACTCTAGATTTGCAATACGCAACAAATGCCATTGCCAACCGTCTCTATGCACCGATCCCGCTGTTGATCGTTGCGGCGCTGTGGTACCTCGTTGTGACCAGCGTGCTCATGGTTGGGCAGTACTTCCTCGAGCGATACTTCGGCCGCGGTTTTGATAAAAACCGTAGCTCTAAACGAATCCAAAAAGTGGCGTCTGACCCGTCGAAACTGAGCAAAATCCCGGAGGTTGAACAGTGA
- the obgE gene encoding GTPase ObgE: MPQFVDRVVLHVRAGDGGHGCASIRREKFVPLGGPDGGNGGHGGDVIVEVSNQVHTLVDFHFHPHIKATRGGNGAGDNRNGARGEDLVLPVPDGTVVTEPDGTVIADLTGVGTRFTIAEGGYGGLGNAALVSKARRAPGFALLGEPGEEKDVVLELKSIADVGLVGYPSAGKSSLISVLSAAKPKIADYPFTTLTPNLGVVMVDNDAFTIADVPGLIPGASEGRGLGLDFLRHIERCAVIAHVVDPAALEADRNPVDDIRALEEELAAYQTALDHDTGLGDLRERPRVIVLTKMDVPDARDMAELEKNSLEQFGWPIFTISSVAHEGLDELRFGLWEIVKKYRSEHPVDEEPVAVLRPEPVDKRRGKLGRKSAAKNAGEDFVVHKDNGTDNELGGFIVEGKKLDRWIRQTDFENDEAVGYLADRLARIGVEDALFDAGAQPGCDVTIGDITFEWEPTTSAGIDRAPDSRGSDARLSQNHRATAEERKRASQVRRGLIDEYDLGQEASRERWEG; this comes from the coding sequence ATGCCTCAGTTTGTTGACCGCGTTGTGCTGCATGTCCGGGCCGGCGATGGCGGCCATGGGTGCGCGTCCATTCGCCGCGAGAAATTCGTCCCTTTGGGCGGCCCCGACGGAGGCAATGGGGGCCACGGCGGTGATGTCATTGTGGAGGTCAGCAATCAGGTTCACACGCTCGTCGATTTCCACTTTCACCCGCATATCAAGGCAACCCGGGGCGGTAATGGGGCTGGTGACAACCGCAACGGTGCCCGGGGCGAAGACCTAGTCCTCCCTGTGCCCGACGGCACCGTGGTCACGGAACCCGATGGCACCGTGATTGCGGACTTGACGGGCGTGGGCACCCGTTTCACCATCGCAGAAGGCGGTTACGGAGGGTTAGGGAACGCTGCCCTCGTGTCCAAGGCACGCCGGGCACCTGGTTTTGCTCTCTTGGGCGAGCCTGGTGAAGAGAAAGATGTCGTTCTTGAACTGAAGTCAATTGCCGACGTCGGACTGGTGGGCTACCCCTCGGCCGGGAAGTCGTCTCTGATCAGCGTGCTCTCGGCAGCGAAGCCGAAGATCGCGGATTATCCCTTCACGACGCTGACGCCGAACCTCGGCGTCGTCATGGTGGATAATGACGCTTTTACCATCGCGGATGTTCCCGGTTTGATCCCTGGTGCCTCTGAAGGCCGTGGCCTGGGCTTGGACTTCTTGCGCCATATTGAACGGTGCGCGGTGATCGCCCATGTGGTTGATCCAGCGGCCCTGGAAGCGGACCGAAATCCCGTTGACGATATTCGTGCGTTGGAAGAAGAATTAGCTGCGTACCAAACCGCGTTGGATCACGACACGGGGCTGGGGGATTTACGTGAGCGTCCGCGTGTCATTGTTCTGACGAAAATGGATGTTCCTGACGCGCGTGACATGGCTGAGCTGGAAAAGAATTCCCTCGAACAGTTCGGATGGCCGATTTTCACGATTTCGTCGGTCGCCCACGAGGGCTTGGACGAGCTTCGCTTCGGTTTGTGGGAGATCGTGAAGAAGTATCGGTCTGAGCATCCGGTCGACGAGGAACCGGTGGCGGTTCTTCGGCCCGAGCCCGTAGACAAGCGTCGAGGAAAATTGGGTCGAAAGAGCGCAGCGAAAAACGCTGGGGAAGATTTTGTTGTCCACAAAGACAATGGCACGGACAATGAGCTCGGCGGCTTTATCGTCGAAGGTAAAAAACTAGACCGCTGGATTCGTCAGACCGACTTCGAGAACGATGAAGCAGTGGGGTACTTGGCTGACCGTCTGGCCCGGATCGGTGTAGAGGATGCTCTCTTCGACGCCGGCGCCCAGCCAGGGTGCGATGTGACTATTGGAGACATCACATTTGAGTGGGAGCCGACGACCTCGGCTGGCATCGATCGTGCGCCCGATAGCCGTGGTTCGGATGCACGCTTGTCGCAAAACCATCGGGCTACCGCGGAGGAGCGCAAGCGGGCGTCGCAGGTTCGTCGTGGACTTATTGATGAGTATGACCTTGGGCAAGAAGCGTCTCGTGAGCGGTGGGAAGGATAA
- the rplU gene encoding 50S ribosomal protein L21, protein MYAIVKTGGKQYKVAEGDLVKVEKIEGEPGSSVALSPVLLVDGASITSGDDLSSVSVNAEIVEHTKGPKIRNMHYRNKTGYKRRQGHRQPLTVVKITGIK, encoded by the coding sequence ATGTACGCGATCGTCAAGACCGGCGGAAAGCAGTACAAGGTTGCTGAAGGTGACCTCGTCAAGGTCGAGAAGATCGAGGGTGAGCCGGGTTCGTCCGTGGCTCTCTCCCCGGTTTTGCTCGTCGACGGTGCCTCAATCACCTCAGGTGATGATCTGTCCTCAGTGTCAGTGAACGCCGAGATCGTCGAGCACACCAAGGGCCCGAAGATCCGCAACATGCATTACAGGAACAAGACCGGATACAAGCGTCGCCAGGGGCATCGTCAGCCGCTGACCGTTGTGAAGATCACCGGCATCAAGTAA
- the ndk gene encoding nucleoside-diphosphate kinase has protein sequence MSERTLILIKPDAVKRGLVGEILARIESKGLTFSALDLRLVDRETAEKHYEEHKDKPFFKDLIEFITSGPLVAGVVEGPHAIEAWRQLAGGTDPVKKATPGSIRGDFALDVDANVVHGSDSPESAEREIGIWFPNL, from the coding sequence ATGTCTGAACGTACCCTCATTCTGATTAAGCCCGACGCAGTTAAACGAGGCCTCGTAGGAGAGATTCTCGCCCGTATCGAGAGTAAGGGGCTAACATTCTCCGCCCTGGATCTGCGCCTGGTAGACCGGGAAACTGCGGAAAAGCACTACGAAGAGCACAAAGACAAGCCGTTCTTCAAAGATCTTATTGAATTCATCACATCGGGGCCGCTCGTTGCTGGAGTTGTCGAAGGCCCACACGCTATCGAGGCCTGGCGACAGCTTGCTGGAGGTACCGATCCTGTGAAGAAAGCGACACCGGGAAGCATCCGCGGTGATTTCGCACTCGACGTTGACGCCAATGTCGTTCATGGTTCGGACTCGCCCGAATCTGCAGAACGGGAAATTGGCATCTGGTTCCCGAATCTCTAA
- a CDS encoding DUF4233 domain-containing protein has translation MKDPLKGLRGVMAGTLIMEFITFLLVLPVVARVDEGAYNTPFNIISVIVFCVALLVMSFLQGKSWALGVDLFLQIVAIIGFIVHPAMGVMGIVFALVWAYIVYLRKNLIERMKRGLLTTQHT, from the coding sequence GTGAAGGATCCGTTGAAAGGTTTGCGGGGAGTGATGGCCGGAACCTTGATCATGGAGTTCATCACGTTTTTACTGGTTCTCCCTGTGGTAGCCCGCGTTGATGAAGGCGCGTATAACACGCCTTTTAACATCATTTCGGTGATCGTCTTTTGCGTTGCCTTATTGGTGATGTCGTTCCTGCAGGGGAAGTCATGGGCCCTGGGGGTCGACTTGTTTTTGCAGATTGTCGCCATCATCGGGTTCATTGTTCATCCAGCGATGGGCGTGATGGGGATAGTTTTCGCACTCGTCTGGGCTTATATTGTTTACCTGCGCAAAAACTTGATTGAGCGGATGAAACGTGGGTTGTTAACTACTCAGCACACATAA
- a CDS encoding translation initiation factor IF-2 N-terminal domain-containing protein, translated as MADASRTPRRNSTRRTTNTSSPSKSRNTRAPRAAHTEMVTELSALSAGTKAVISSLNERDLAAKTRVHQLAKLIGHTSKEVIALLGAVGINVRSAQSTVTREQVAEFRDRVQAADKDSSDHTRDDESQNVDTERAAADKAEANKAEQRKTERADVGKAEAEKTDVDKPDTNESNAEELETESSGTADSQEANHISIPTPIFMAPTPVATESSESHGNSGGSSTSDEEPSGNAEETSGIDNGDNDDSPSTYRRRRGRRGRGKKNVDESPKSRNSTDHTEDDTAGDERGSSSKRSKKNNEKGKSGDKKDSKQDANKRDSNKRKDKNKKGHYSDNSDRSADDGKQEPQKSDEPTKIKGSTRAAAARKRREENKRDKHQTISTAEFQARRDAVHRRMIVRDSVRSDGSGKVTQVAIMEDDQLVEHFVTSERTRTLVGNIYLGRVQNVLASMEAAFVDIGTDRNGVIYSGDIDWRHTRHTGRQRKIEKALKPGDPILVQVTKDSVGHKGPRLTSHISLAGRYLVYVPEGRAHGVSRKLPEPERKRLKKAVSGILPDEGGAIIRTAAEGVDTEDIARDVRRQQNVWDTILEKADELRTLPGSHASAGKGASGKGKGTADSEKGSGNGSAKKDSRGGKKGSKPHFDGPQTLHEEPNLLVKVVRDLFNEDFDELIVDGDRSWSMVSSYIHRIAPDLEEKLSKYERQDHDGQDAFGHWGIDKQLKQALDRVVFLPSGGTLVIEKTEAMTVIDVNTGRFTGSSGSLEETVTRNNLEAADEIVRQMRLRDIGGMIVVDFIDMVLEENQELVLRRLSEALSKDRTRHQLGEVTSLGLVQITRKRLGKGLVETFSTPCSECHGRGFIVHDDPILLSSTDDDESDDDSAALQDNVDNDLPEYSFDDDTDDHADDTSSDAKDSRSGDGRAGEKDDSDESTTRRRSIEEIAAAAVILADDEDPDEPSGADYLPAAQQTRSSGDGAGDAPAGSGADGASAGDDASTNDSSGKEDGRPRRRRRRKATRTSRAQREDQVTADHAESDGVKTNQSETTTKHDEETAHHADADEKKGSGEKTTRGGKQRGRRHATRRKASQAKKTSSSRSGGKGSHSADTSSQHQETYEEAQRQFARSPRRRRATRGNSRSDVPPEKGNYSDGTTGRGSSSTSGQKQSDNASADTKSERSDKRETHSQHGSSARKNGRRRARRRATTTK; from the coding sequence GTGGCTGACGCAAGCCGTACACCCCGTCGAAATTCGACAAGAAGAACGACGAACACATCATCACCATCGAAGTCGAGAAATACTCGGGCACCACGAGCAGCCCACACAGAGATGGTTACCGAATTAAGTGCCCTATCTGCCGGGACAAAAGCAGTCATCTCTTCGCTCAACGAGCGTGACCTAGCTGCAAAAACACGTGTTCACCAGTTAGCGAAACTCATCGGGCACACGAGCAAAGAAGTAATCGCCCTCCTCGGTGCCGTCGGAATCAACGTCCGTAGTGCGCAATCGACTGTCACCCGTGAGCAAGTGGCCGAATTCCGTGATCGCGTACAAGCTGCAGACAAAGACAGCTCTGACCACACGCGTGATGACGAGTCTCAGAACGTGGATACCGAGAGGGCTGCGGCAGATAAGGCTGAGGCGAATAAGGCTGAGCAACGTAAGACTGAGCGTGCCGACGTCGGCAAGGCTGAGGCGGAAAAAACCGACGTCGATAAGCCGGATACTAACGAATCAAACGCCGAAGAGCTAGAGACTGAGAGCTCCGGGACCGCTGATAGCCAGGAAGCGAATCATATTTCCATTCCGACTCCCATTTTTATGGCACCCACACCTGTTGCCACGGAGTCCTCGGAATCCCACGGCAATTCAGGCGGTTCTTCCACGTCCGATGAGGAGCCGTCAGGAAACGCAGAGGAGACCTCGGGCATTGACAATGGGGACAATGACGACTCGCCTTCGACATATCGACGCCGCCGGGGTCGTCGCGGTCGGGGCAAGAAAAACGTCGACGAGTCACCGAAATCTCGTAACTCCACAGACCACACCGAGGATGACACCGCGGGAGATGAGCGTGGTTCGTCCTCGAAGCGGTCAAAGAAAAACAATGAGAAAGGCAAATCGGGGGATAAGAAAGACAGTAAGCAGGACGCCAACAAGCGTGACTCCAACAAACGTAAGGATAAGAACAAGAAGGGGCATTATTCAGACAACAGTGATCGCTCCGCAGATGACGGGAAGCAGGAGCCGCAAAAATCCGATGAGCCCACCAAGATCAAGGGCTCGACACGTGCTGCAGCTGCGCGAAAGCGTCGGGAAGAAAACAAGCGTGACAAACACCAGACCATCAGCACGGCTGAGTTTCAGGCGCGCCGGGATGCCGTTCACCGCCGGATGATCGTCCGCGATTCAGTGCGATCCGACGGATCTGGAAAAGTCACGCAAGTCGCGATCATGGAAGACGACCAGTTGGTCGAACACTTCGTGACGTCGGAACGCACGCGGACTCTCGTCGGTAATATTTACTTAGGACGAGTACAAAACGTCTTGGCCAGCATGGAAGCTGCGTTCGTTGATATCGGAACGGATCGCAACGGTGTGATCTACTCCGGGGATATCGATTGGCGGCATACTCGGCATACCGGCCGTCAACGGAAGATCGAAAAAGCGCTCAAGCCGGGCGATCCGATTCTGGTGCAAGTTACGAAGGATTCTGTCGGACATAAGGGGCCACGGCTCACCAGCCACATTTCGTTGGCTGGCCGGTACCTGGTGTACGTGCCCGAAGGGCGTGCGCACGGGGTGTCGCGCAAGTTGCCGGAGCCTGAACGGAAGCGCTTGAAGAAAGCAGTCTCAGGTATTTTGCCTGATGAGGGTGGCGCGATTATCCGTACGGCCGCTGAGGGCGTCGATACCGAGGACATCGCTCGTGATGTTCGTCGTCAGCAAAATGTGTGGGACACGATCCTGGAGAAGGCTGACGAGCTCCGTACTCTGCCGGGGTCACACGCTTCCGCCGGGAAAGGGGCTTCCGGGAAGGGTAAAGGGACCGCGGACTCAGAGAAGGGTTCCGGCAATGGTTCCGCGAAGAAGGATTCGCGGGGAGGTAAAAAAGGGTCGAAGCCGCACTTTGATGGGCCGCAAACACTGCATGAAGAGCCAAATCTTCTGGTCAAGGTCGTTCGCGATCTCTTCAATGAGGACTTCGACGAGCTTATTGTCGACGGGGACCGCTCGTGGTCGATGGTGTCGTCATACATCCACCGTATTGCGCCGGACCTGGAAGAAAAGCTATCGAAGTATGAGCGTCAGGATCACGATGGGCAGGACGCCTTCGGCCACTGGGGTATTGATAAGCAACTGAAACAAGCGCTGGACCGCGTGGTGTTCCTGCCGTCCGGGGGCACTCTTGTCATCGAGAAGACCGAGGCCATGACAGTCATTGACGTCAATACCGGCCGTTTTACCGGCTCGAGCGGCAGCCTCGAAGAAACCGTGACGCGCAACAACCTCGAAGCCGCCGACGAGATCGTCCGTCAGATGCGGCTGCGTGACATCGGTGGCATGATCGTCGTCGACTTCATCGATATGGTGCTGGAAGAAAACCAGGAATTGGTGCTCCGCCGGCTCAGTGAAGCCCTGTCCAAGGACCGGACCCGCCATCAGTTGGGAGAAGTGACATCCCTGGGTCTTGTGCAGATTACCCGCAAGCGACTCGGCAAAGGCTTGGTTGAAACCTTCTCGACGCCGTGCAGTGAGTGTCATGGCCGCGGGTTCATCGTCCACGACGATCCCATCCTGTTGAGCAGCACGGATGATGATGAATCGGATGATGATAGCGCGGCGCTTCAGGACAACGTTGACAACGATCTTCCTGAGTATTCATTTGACGACGACACCGACGATCATGCGGACGATACGTCGAGTGATGCCAAGGATAGTCGCTCTGGGGACGGCCGTGCTGGGGAGAAGGACGACTCTGACGAGTCGACCACGCGTCGGCGTTCTATCGAGGAAATCGCTGCTGCCGCAGTAATTCTTGCCGACGACGAAGATCCTGATGAACCGAGTGGCGCTGATTATCTCCCAGCTGCGCAACAGACTCGGAGCAGTGGCGACGGTGCGGGTGATGCTCCGGCTGGTAGTGGTGCCGACGGCGCTTCAGCTGGCGATGATGCCTCGACGAATGACTCGTCGGGTAAGGAAGATGGGCGACCCCGCCGGAGGCGGCGTCGTAAGGCGACCCGCACATCGCGTGCCCAGCGTGAGGACCAGGTAACGGCTGATCATGCCGAGTCCGACGGGGTGAAGACGAACCAGTCGGAGACCACGACGAAGCATGATGAGGAAACCGCCCACCACGCCGATGCCGATGAGAAGAAGGGGAGCGGAGAGAAGACCACACGCGGTGGTAAGCAGCGTGGTCGGCGTCACGCGACCCGGCGGAAGGCATCGCAGGCCAAGAAGACATCATCGTCCCGGTCCGGAGGCAAGGGATCTCACTCAGCAGACACGTCATCCCAGCATCAGGAGACGTATGAGGAGGCGCAACGGCAGTTTGCACGGTCGCCACGGCGTCGGCGGGCTACCCGTGGAAACTCCCGGTCTGATGTGCCGCCGGAAAAGGGCAACTATTCAGACGGTACAACGGGACGCGGCTCGTCCAGCACGTCAGGCCAGAAACAGTCGGATAATGCGTCGGCCGACACCAAGTCGGAGCGCTCCGACAAGCGGGAAACTCACTCTCAGCACGGATCATCCGCGCGCAAGAATGGCCGACGTCGTGCACGGCGGAGAGCCACCACAACGAAGTGA